Genomic window (Dehalococcoidia bacterium):
CGGCATGCTCGATCCCGTATACCAATCGGGGGACGTGGTCGTCTACCAGGTGAGGGGAACAACTGCGGGCGAGGCGCGTCCCTAAAGCATGAAGGGTAGAGCGATGTCATATCTCCCCGTATACTGTTCGCGAAGGAGATGCCACTGCTGATGGCGGTTTCTGACGAGCCGGCGGCAGTCGTCGAGGAGGCCCCGCTGACCCGGGCGAGGCTCTGGCTTGAGGCCAACTGGCCCCGCTACTGGGAGATCGGCGCTTTCGTCTTGCTGATGGCGGTCGCGGCGGGCATGCGGCTGTGGGACCTCGGTTCCCGCGCCTACAACCACGATGAAAGTCTTCACGCCCAGTACAGCTGGTATCTCTACGAAGGCAGGGGCTACGAACACGACCCGATGATGCACGGGCCGTTCCAGTTCGTGTTTAACGCCTTCATTTTCAAAGCCGCGGACTTCGTGGCCCAGGCCCCGTTTATCACCAACTGGATCGACGGCGGTCCGAGCGATTACACCGGTCGCCTGCTGCCGGCAATCTTCGGGACAGCGATCGTCGGGCTGCCTTACTTCCTGCGCGGCCACATAGGACGCGTTGGAGCGCTGGTGGCGGCGCTGCTCCTCGCCTTTTCGCCCGTCCTCCTCTTCTTCAGCCGCTTTGCCCGCAACGACATCTACATCGGCTTCTGGACGCTTGCCATCGTGGTCTGCACGTGGCGCTACCTGTCCGAAAGGAAGTCGCTGTACCTGTACCTGATTGCCGGCATCCTGGCGCTGAGCTTCGCCACCAAGGAGGTCACGTTTATGACCTCCGCCCTTCTGCTCGTCTATCTGAACCTTCTGTTCGCCTGGCAGATCGTCGTGCAGGTGAGGGAAGGCGGTCAGACCTTGCTCGGAGGCGGGGACAACCCGGATCCGGAGATAGCGGCTGAAGATGCGCCGCGCATCGCAAAGCGCAAGAAGAAGCGAGGGCCGCCGGCCCGTCCGCCGCGCGCCTCGATGGGCGTCGGCGGTTCTGTCGCGCTCTACGCAGCCCTCATTCCCACCGCCTGGCTCGTCGCCATCACCTGGCCGTTTACGAGTGATCTGCGGCGGCGCTGGGGGCTCGACCGGATGCCCGCGGCCGGCGACCTGCTGGTGGTAATCGGGACGCTGGTGGGCGTCCAGTTCGCCGCCGCCATCCAGGAGATGCCGTTCGTTGGCGACAAGGGCTATTACCGGGACGTGGACGAGGACATGCTGATGAAGGGCAGCGTGCTGACCCTCCTCGTTTTCAGCGCTTACTTCGGGCTCCTCTGGGACTTCCGCAGGTGGCTTATATGCAGCGGCATCTTCTACGGCATTTTCGTGCTTCTATACACCACATTCTTCACCAACCTCGGCGGCTTCGTCTTCGACAAGAACGCCGGCGAGTTCTGGACAGTTGCTGCCGGCATTGTGTTCCTCTTCGCCTTCGTTGTCCCGGCTGTGAGCCTCCTGTGGTGGCGCAGTCCCTGGCTCATCGCAGTCGCGACTGGCGGGTTCTTCGTCTTCGTCTTCGGCTACGCCATACTGCTTGAGAGCACGGGCTTCTGGTCCGGCATCTGGGGTTCCCTCGACTACTGGCTCATGCAGCAGGGCGTCGAGCGTGGAAGCCAGCCGGTCTACTACTACCTAATGATCATGCCCATGTACGAGTTCCTGCCCGTTGTCTTCGCCCTCATTGGTGCGGTGTACTTCGCTCTGCGACTACGATTGTTTTCGTCCTTTCTCGTGTTCTGGTTGGTGGGCGCTCTCGTCGCCTTTGGCCTGGCAGGCGAAAAGATGCCCTGGCTAACCGTTCACATGGCGGTGCCGGCGATAATGCTGGCGGCCAAGTTCTTGAACGACCTCTTTCAGCACACAAGCTTCTCGCTGCCTCTCCGCTGGCCGCGCGCCGAGACGCTGCTCGTCCTCTGCGCCGGAGCGGGCGCTCTCGCCATGATCGTCCTCTGGGCGACGTTCTTCTCGACCCTCGGCGCCGCGGTCGCGCTTCTCATCGGCGTGGCGGCGATCGGTCTGGTCGTGAGCGGCGGGCTGCTGCACGGAC
Coding sequences:
- a CDS encoding TIGR03663 family protein translates to MAVSDEPAAVVEEAPLTRARLWLEANWPRYWEIGAFVLLMAVAAGMRLWDLGSRAYNHDESLHAQYSWYLYEGRGYEHDPMMHGPFQFVFNAFIFKAADFVAQAPFITNWIDGGPSDYTGRLLPAIFGTAIVGLPYFLRGHIGRVGALVAALLLAFSPVLLFFSRFARNDIYIGFWTLAIVVCTWRYLSERKSLYLYLIAGILALSFATKEVTFMTSALLLVYLNLLFAWQIVVQVREGGQTLLGGGDNPDPEIAAEDAPRIAKRKKKRGPPARPPRASMGVGGSVALYAALIPTAWLVAITWPFTSDLRRRWGLDRMPAAGDLLVVIGTLVGVQFAAAIQEMPFVGDKGYYRDVDEDMLMKGSVLTLLVFSAYFGLLWDFRRWLICSGIFYGIFVLLYTTFFTNLGGFVFDKNAGEFWTVAAGIVFLFAFVVPAVSLLWWRSPWLIAVATGGFFVFVFGYAILLESTGFWSGIWGSLDYWLMQQGVERGSQPVYYYLMIMPMYEFLPVVFALIGAVYFALRLRLFSSFLVFWLVGALVAFGLAGEKMPWLTVHMAVPAIMLAAKFLNDLFQHTSFSLPLRWPRAETLLVLCAGAGALAMIVLWATFFSTLGAAVALLIGVAAIGLVVSGGLLHGRLVAAQSTAGLVGAALLILTIRAGALAAYDEGDWPNEMLSYADMSPDIPWVRDKLVEYGEKSGLGHDYPIVVDNELAWPLVWYLRDFKKVQWTGDGDSAKPITPPVAGSIVVLKGPDQSRMEPYMDDYQQPVSIRHLWWFGDGPHHYDDVTIKGFLGDLFKGETWGTWKNYFLYRNPPWEPPPDDSYVYFPRSIENAGRGPVQAAPPIPTANVEGKELIAQTGTGRGQLNLPTGLAVDGDGNLYVADGGNNRIQVFDDSGVPLLVLGTGGDKEAPLSEPWGVAVDGEGNIYVADTWHHVVKKYDSGLSLVKKWGRPFTEVGMRPPEIDEFFGPRAIAIDIDGNVLVVDTGNKRIAKFSPDGEPLGSFGEEGAGPGEFNEPVGIAVGANGDIYVADTWNLRVQHFDRDFNYIGEFKVKGWGNTEVTAKPYLVALADGRVIVSNPANGRIELYDQEGTPVVAWELPSKEGAARPRPVGLAVGPGDVLYVADCAVHRVFSLPISGLVAPPSSTPTQ